Genomic DNA from Klebsiella variicola:
ATAGCGGGTCTGCGCCAGCGGAGGCGTCTCGGCCAGCGCCGCGACGCTGCGGGCCGCCAGAATCGCCGCGCCGCGCGCGCTCAGTTCGTTAAAGGCGCTGGAGACCACCGTACGCCCGGTACAGTCGGCGATAATCTGCAGCCAGGTCGCAGAGGCTGCGCCGCCGCCGGTCAGATACAGCTCGCCGCCCTGCGGATAACCCTGTAGCGCATCGACAATGGCGAAGGCCAGGCCTTCAAACACCGCGCGCTGCAGTTCGGCGCGGGTGGTGTGCGGGCTAATGCCGAAAAAGCCGGCCCGCGCGTCCGGGCTGTAAAACGGCGCGCGTTCGCCATTGAGGTACGGCTGCCAGAAGACGCCGCCGCTGCCTGGCTCCACCTCCGCGATCGCCTGCTCCAGCCGATCCAGATCGGCGTCCAGCGAAATATGCTGCTGCAGCCAGTCAATGTTTGGCGTACCGGCCTGCATCGGAAACAGCGAGATCACCTGCCCGGCTTCGGTATGGGTGACAAAGCGCGTCGCCTCGTTCACCGTCTGCGGGCCGCGGCAGACGATCCCGGTGCAGCAGGTAGTGCCGAGGATCGTGTAGATATCCCCTTCGTTGACCGCGCCGCAGCCCAGCGCGGCGCTACAGACATCCAGCGCCCCGGCGGCCACCGGCGTCGCGGCGGGCAGCCCGGTCAGCGCCGCCACCGCATCGCTCAGCGTGCCAGCCGGAGCATCCGGGGCCAGCAGCGGGGGAAACAGCGGCAGCAGTTCGTTCAGCCCCATCTCATTCATCACCACCGAGGACCAGCTGCCGGTCTGCTGATTGAGTAACGAGCTGCTGGCGTCCGTCAACTCCAGCGCCGCCACGCCGGTCAGGCGAAAGCGGATCCAGTCCTTGGCGAAAAACAGATAGCGCGCGGCCGCCAGCCGCGCCGGCTGATACTGTTTCAGCCAGTACAGCTGCAGGCTGGTATTGCAGGGCTGCAGGTGGGTGCCGGTATCGGCGAAATAGCGGCGGTCGAAGCCGGGTCGGCGCAGCAGGTCGCTCATCAGCTCGTGGCTGCGGGTATCGCTCCACAGGATCCCCGGGCCCACCGGTTCGCCCTGCTCATCGCTGAGCCAGACCCCCTCCCCTTGCCCGGCGAGGCCGATGGCCCGCAGCCGCCCCGCCTGCAGCGCCGGGTGGCGGGCAATCTGGCGCAGAATAGCCAGCACCGAATGCCACAGTTGGGTCATATCCTGTTCCGCGTAGCCATTGGCCGACAGGCGGGGTGAGGTATTTTCCGCGGCGCTGGCGCAGGCGGTGAAATGCTGATCAAACAGCACCGCTTTCACCCGCGAGGTGCCGATATCGATCCCAAGATAAAAATCCATACCTGCTCCGGCTCAGGGCTCGTAGCGGCGGCGCATCAGCTCGCACTCGAACAGGAACTCCAGCCCCTCCAGTTGACGGCGGGCCTCCTGAATATCTTTCCCCCAGCAGGTCAGGCCGTGGCCGCGCAGCAGAAAGCCGTAGCGCAGCGGGCGCGTTTGCGCATAATCGGCAATCCGCGCCGCCAGGGCGTCAATATCCTGGTCATTATCAAAGATGGCGACCGGAACAGTATCGAGATGGCTGTGCTGCCCGCTAAGGGTTTTCTGCATTTCATACCCCTGCAGCGCCAGCGTGTCGCTTTTTTCGATGCGCGACAGCACGGTGGCGTTGACGGTATGCACATGCAGCACCACGTTGGCTTCCGGGAACAGGCGATACACCAGGGTGTGCAGGCCGGTCTCGGCCGACGGCTTCCGTCCGGAAGGCGCCTGGTTGGTGGCGATCTCAACCTGCAGAAAATCCTCGGTCGTCAGGCTGCCTTTGTCGCGGCCCGACTCGCTTAGCCAGCACCAGGTGTCATCCTGACGCACCGACATATTGCCGCCGGTCGCCGGCGCCCAGCCTTTCGCCCCGATCCAATGACAGGTGGTGACCAGTTGCGCGAGTCTTTCTTGCCACATAGCAGTTCCTTAGGTTAGCGATGATTAATTTAGCCGTCTAAATGGCTATTTATCCGATACTAACACCGCTAACCGGAGGGGACAATATTTCAGGAAACACACACAAGACAAATGGTTATATCATAAATGCATATTAAATAACCCTTATTCACAGTGATTTAACCAACCGTTTTCAGTACACCGCTATTCTCCACTACTCGCTGGCCAAAAACTGGCGGATCGCCCTGGCTGAAATTCTCCTCCTGCGCC
This window encodes:
- a CDS encoding methylthioribulose 1-phosphate dehydratase, with product MWQERLAQLVTTCHWIGAKGWAPATGGNMSVRQDDTWCWLSESGRDKGSLTTEDFLQVEIATNQAPSGRKPSAETGLHTLVYRLFPEANVVLHVHTVNATVLSRIEKSDTLALQGYEMQKTLSGQHSHLDTVPVAIFDNDQDIDALAARIADYAQTRPLRYGFLLRGHGLTCWGKDIQEARRQLEGLEFLFECELMRRRYEP
- a CDS encoding FGGY-family carbohydrate kinase codes for the protein MDFYLGIDIGTSRVKAVLFDQHFTACASAAENTSPRLSANGYAEQDMTQLWHSVLAILRQIARHPALQAGRLRAIGLAGQGEGVWLSDEQGEPVGPGILWSDTRSHELMSDLLRRPGFDRRYFADTGTHLQPCNTSLQLYWLKQYQPARLAAARYLFFAKDWIRFRLTGVAALELTDASSSLLNQQTGSWSSVVMNEMGLNELLPLFPPLLAPDAPAGTLSDAVAALTGLPAATPVAAGALDVCSAALGCGAVNEGDIYTILGTTCCTGIVCRGPQTVNEATRFVTHTEAGQVISLFPMQAGTPNIDWLQQHISLDADLDRLEQAIAEVEPGSGGVFWQPYLNGERAPFYSPDARAGFFGISPHTTRAELQRAVFEGLAFAIVDALQGYPQGGELYLTGGGAASATWLQIIADCTGRTVVSSAFNELSARGAAILAARSVAALAETPPLAQTRYQPRPQAHARYAALYPVYRLLREQMLPVWQARQAALQPLSQDVQP